The following proteins are encoded in a genomic region of Deltaproteobacteria bacterium:
- a CDS encoding ATP-binding protein encodes MYFQRHLSEVLLHFKDKILFISGPRQSGKTSLIRHDLLPDLELNMDIAQDRIIFKKFPETLLNWYDENYTEKHSKSKKPLVFIDEIHKVKNWRNILKGCFDKTSQKLRFVASGSSAFHLRKQDQGDSLAGRAIWLNLFPLSFREYIRNRAPEINLEKAWKGKSPLLEAIKSYFPHQKKLRKLWEEYSQFGSFPENLDNRDPIFLKQWLIDYQSALLDRDLKDLHVGKDVERVWNVYELLLESIGSTYSLRSISETLNISPNTAQKDLLALKQVLWGFEIPVCVLSKAKQIRKEKKFYPIDFCFNDYSSEKNSGSRFENQVACLLYRGLYSEIGGRLAPLQLGFYRDYQKREVDFVIRDKSNIFSALECKMKQKHASDAYPALQTVNAKENLVILEEEGIFEKNREMWSVSIELFAPCLE; translated from the coding sequence ATGTACTTTCAGCGCCATCTTTCAGAAGTTTTACTTCACTTTAAAGATAAAATTCTTTTTATTTCCGGACCCAGGCAATCCGGTAAAACCTCTCTCATTCGACATGATCTATTGCCCGATCTTGAATTGAACATGGATATTGCTCAGGATCGAATAATCTTCAAAAAATTTCCGGAAACTCTCCTCAATTGGTACGATGAAAATTACACGGAGAAGCATTCCAAAAGCAAAAAACCCCTGGTGTTTATTGATGAAATTCATAAAGTGAAAAATTGGCGTAATATTCTAAAAGGGTGTTTTGATAAAACGAGTCAGAAACTCCGCTTTGTTGCTTCAGGATCTTCTGCTTTTCATCTCAGAAAACAAGACCAGGGAGATAGTCTGGCAGGCAGAGCGATTTGGCTGAATCTCTTTCCCCTCTCCTTTAGAGAATATATCCGAAATCGCGCTCCGGAAATCAATTTAGAGAAAGCCTGGAAAGGAAAAAGCCCTCTCCTGGAAGCGATAAAATCTTATTTTCCCCATCAAAAAAAACTGAGAAAACTTTGGGAAGAATATTCACAATTTGGGAGTTTTCCGGAAAACCTTGATAATAGAGACCCCATTTTTCTGAAACAATGGCTTATCGATTATCAATCCGCTTTGCTGGATCGTGACTTAAAAGATTTACACGTGGGAAAAGATGTAGAACGTGTTTGGAATGTCTATGAACTGCTTTTAGAAAGCATCGGCTCTACTTATTCTCTTCGAAGCATCAGTGAAACTTTGAACATTTCTCCCAATACGGCCCAAAAAGATCTTCTTGCCCTCAAGCAGGTACTTTGGGGATTTGAAATTCCGGTTTGCGTCTTGTCCAAAGCAAAACAAATTCGAAAAGAAAAGAAATTTTACCCCATTGATTTTTGCTTTAATGATTATTCAAGTGAAAAAAACTCGGGCTCTCGATTTGAAAATCAAGTCGCCTGCTTATTATACCGGGGGCTCTATTCGGAAATAGGTGGAAGGCTAGCGCCCTTACAATTGGGGTTTTACCGGGATTACCAAAAACGGGAGGTAGATTTTGTCATTCGAGATAAAAGTAATATTTTTAGTGCCTTGGAATGTAAGATGAAACAAAAACATGCAAGTGATGCCTATCCCGCACTTCAAACAGTCAATGCCAAGGAAAATCTGGTCATACTTGAAGAAGAAGGGATTTTTGAAAAAAACAGAGAAATGTGG